Sequence from the Camarhynchus parvulus chromosome 1, STF_HiC, whole genome shotgun sequence genome:
GCAGTCATCTTCCTACAGCCACAAcgaaacagcaaaaggaaaactcaTTCAGGCTGCAACAATACACAGGTCCCTTGGTGTCTTTCCTTGCCCTGGAACAGATTTATCAAACTTGCCAACAGACATATTCATCAGCTCCAGAAATGTCACATGTCTCTGGAGGAGATTAATTACAATGGGGGTGGAGATCAGTGTCTCTGAGGCAGCTGGGTGGGGATTTTGAAGACAGAACGCAGTCTGGCCGGAGGTCAagccaggatgctgcagaaCCAGGAGGGGAGAAGATACACTCGGGTACAGCAAATGCCAGGGCAGCAGTTACCCAGTGGTTTTTCTCTCATGTGGTACATGCCAGCACAGTAAATGAAAGGACGGGCTCATTTTACAAACCTCAAAGACTCCTTCCAAGTTCTTCACTTTCATGTGTGGAGGAAGGCGGAAACCGTTGCGGACATCGTCGCGTCTCTTGCCCGTGTAGGGCAGATCCGTGGTGAGGACAAGGCCCTGGAAGCCCAAGGCCTCTGCCCGCCGGaccagctgctgggaagctgccCTGTTGCGGTGGATGTAGAGCTGGAACCAGCGGAGGCCGCCGGGCGCAGCTGCGGAGATCTCCTCCAGCGTGCAGGTGGAGTAGGTGCTGGCGATGTAGCAGGTGTCCATTGCTCTGGCCGCTTGGGGGGCATTGGGAAGGAGTCAGAAACAAAGGCATCTGAAGGGTCTTGCCAGACATCAGACACAAAACCATGCACTGTTTGCAGAGACCACCCCAACTCCTGATTTCATGTGCATCCTACAAAGCACACGGCAGCTCTGTATGTCCCAGGAGTAACAATGACTGTATTTACCACGCACTCTTGTTAGTCCATGgttaagaaagcagaaaagggagAGGTAATTAACCAAGTTGTGCTTTCATTTtgcatctgcattttttaaaaagcatgagTTTTATCTTTATGACTGAGTCCTCTCAGGGATATACTGTTTAATCTACTCAGTgtacacagaaggaaaaacatttctagGGGTCAGGTCTCCAAACTCTCCACAGGATTTGTGAAAAGGGGATATCTTTTTGTCCAAGGGAGACATTTCTTAACCAGTAACAAGGAATTCACAGTCTGAGTCCCATCCACCACTTTTACAACCCATCTAGAGCCCCCAGGACTGAAAACCTTATGTGGTTTTTGGTATGAGTCAGAAATGTGTCTACTGCCCTCCTCTTCAGTTTGCAGCAGACTCCATGGGGCTGATTTTTTATGTTGGTAGCTGAAGAAGAAGGGCACTGTCTATACAGCTTCCTACGCAGGGTGTCAGAAAGTGGGAATGGAGTTTGCCCCCTCAAGACTGAAATTTTTTCTCAGTCACACTTCAAGTCCTCCTAACAGCTTCTTGAGGCTTTTCTACAACCCCCTTTTCGTGCTACACGGCACCAGAGCAGAAGAATACCTCTGGCTGTGCTTTTCTCTCCATCAGGCCATGCTAGATGGTGGAAGCCAGTAGGGGCAATTCCTACAGGAAAGCTGATTTCAGAACCCAGGATTTTAGTCCTAATGTCCATCACAGATACATCCCGCAGCATACGTGGCCGGAAACGAATTCtgtaaggcaaaaaaaacccttcaggaTAGCAGATGTTCAGTGAGTTTTCCGAAATTTCATGGAAACCAGGTCTTCGTTTACCACATAATTTCTGCATCTCCCACCTCAGGTTACCATATCTTGTTCTCCCACTGTCCTTCCCCAGATTCCTTTTACTTGCAGGCAGGCTGGGTCCTTCCACTTCACCATTCATGTGTCTGTCCTCACTGTTCAGTGTGCCTGCCCTCAGGCTCTGCAGCATGTTCCCCAAATCTCACCCTGCTTGCACATAGGCTTCCTGCTGTTCACCAAGAGCTCCCTGTTGCAACTCATTCTATTAAAGCTGCTCATGCCCTTTCCTATAATGCCACACTCCATAGCACACTGTACTCTACCCTACCCTACCCTACCCTACCCTACCCTACCCTACCCTACCCCACCCTACCCCACCCTAGCACCTGCCTATACCCTCAGCCTCCCTAAAGCCTCATACAACCCATGTCATACTCAGTCTGGCATCAGAGCACACAGTGCACATCACACAGGTTTTGCATTTAGCTTGGAGATCCCCTGGAAAGGGCAAGGTTTTAGGTTCCTTTGCTTGTGAAGTCCAAATACTTGCACAAAAACAGTTTAAAAGGTCCCAGTACAACTCCCTTAATTCCCTTCTCACATTACCTTTTATATGCCAGGATGTTTTCATCTCGTGTGGTACAGtcatctgctccagctgcaaaaTAATCCCAAGCAATCTTGGGCAAATACTTCTTAGCATAAACTTCAAAGTCAGAAAGACACACCAtagacattgctgagagaggtGTAGGGAACCTTGAAGAAAAGAATGACATGGAGCAGAAATCAGATCCCTGAACTGTCATTCTCTCTTCCAGGGGCTCTAATGTCACCGAATGCAAAACTTGGAGCCATCTGTTTTATAGAAGAGCTGCTGAGTTGTCTCAGTCTGTCTTGCACATTGGCCTATGTATCCTCTACCCTAGTACGAGGAGAGCTTGCAGATGCAACCATGAAAGCAGGAGGAAGCTTGCATCTCTGTGCCTCTCTTCATTCTGTTTTAAACAGCAGCCTGAAGAGGACATTTTAGGTCCTCTGCTATTTCAATTGTGTAATTCTGTCATAAGTTCCATCTTAAAACAAGCTGCATTATTTGTTCCACTAATTCTGCTCAAAGGTCGTCCCAGAACATAATTTTTCAGATTAAGGACGGCACCGTGACTGAACAATTAGTTatggagcacagggatggaatTCAAGATCATGAAATCTGGAAACAAGTAAATACAGAGTCTACATGTAACCTGCTCCAGGATGAACACACTGTAAAACTATGTCCAGACCCTGAGAGCAAGTTTCTGTTGAGGCCAGTGCtgtggaaaaaacaaagcattttctacagatcctcctttctcttctgtaaCAAATACCTTCTGGGTGTTTGCATTACATGCTGGAGCACTGATATGTACTATAAAAGGAACATACAGAATTTGGACAAACCATGAGAAAACACTGGCAAAAAACAAATTCCACAATATGAAACATGTTTCTGAGAACTAATCTCAGCCTTTCAGGGAAAGGAAGTGAAGTTGTGTGACCCAGATGTCTAATCAAACCAACATAAATGCTGCCCAGAAAATGCCTGCACTTACATACTTTAGAAGAAGCAAGAACTGAAAGCTATGCAAATGAATGTTTTAGCAAACCATGCCCGTGTGTGCAGAAACATGTACAAAACACAGACAAAGTCAATTTTCTAAATTGTTTGTTGCAATTACTTCTGCAGTCCTgattaaaataagtatttagCAAGACATGTGGaaacatgaaattttaaaacagctgTGGCTCAGTCTGACTTCTCTAAAAAACATACAGGAGGAAGTAAATATCCTAATTTTCAGGATTAACCTCCCACCCCAGATTAGCAAGGGTTGCAAGCCTCACCCAAATCAGCCCCACGTGTCCTGTGTTGGTCACTTTTGGCACAGATAAACACACAGGTTCTGtacacagccacagcctgtcAAACTGCAGGCACCCTGCTTCTCACTGACTGAAGTGTTTGCATTTGAGAATTAGGACTCACAATTCTCTGCTAGTAAAGAGCCTAAGATGAAGAACTCTTCCTctttggaagaggaagaagaaatgcaaCCGATTTCTTCAGTATTGTTCTGTCTGCTCTGACAGGCATCAGGTAGCAGAGGGTGCAAAGTATCCCAAGCCTGATTTCTCTGACTTTGAGAATTGTGCTGATAGCACAAGTCTTCATAAATGTACTGTGACATTCTTTAAACCATCTATCACAACTTCTGCTTTTCTAACTTTTAGAAAGGTCGACATAATCAAGCACGATAAGATAAACCAAGTCCTCTCATGGCAGAATAAACAGGAATTTTAAACAACCCAGGCCCAGTCCTGTCTTCCAATTCAGACCTCAGTTCAGACTTACTTTGGGTTTCAGGGAAAGCTGCAGGGGGTGAGAGCCTCTCCTTCAAGTTTGCCTGCAAACaggattttgaggttttttcgCTGAGTagcttctgtttcttctgcGGTCAATAAGCAACCACCAGAGATTAAAGCTCAATCCTGTGGTAAACTTTGTACTGTTTGTATAACATTAACTTTGTTTTGCTATCAGGACATTAAAAATCCCTCCTAAAAATGCATCACCTTGTCAGCATTGTGATTGTTTGGGATAGAGCCCTGTAGCTGAGCTCTTTGGCAGTGGCTGCTGGTTCTGCGTTCAATCAATCAAGCAACAGTATTTCAGGGGGTTTAATGAATCTCTAAACTGTTGGTAACTTGTTGCTTCATCCTCCCAAAATCACAGACAGTGTGAGTAGTTACAACTCCCAGCTACAAAGCCTGGATAATTTACTAGCGTGTGGGAGATGTTTTTTGCTTCCTGCAGTGTATAAACAACTAAAATACCCTTTCTCTTCTGCCATTTTTAATGGCCTGTAAGTGCTCTTATCAGGACAGAGGTACCAACAAATTTATTATATTGATTTAAATTTctaatatatgaaaaataaacactggaCAGTTTTATTTGGCTTTTAGCTTTTTTTAGCCTTTAGTTTTCATGCCTTCAACATTTCTGTACGAGAGCctgaagttttgattttttgctaACTGAGAAATGAGATATTACAGTGGCAGGTGCAGAGGACAACTCAGACACTTGTTAAAACTTTCCCTAAATATTGTTGGCCTCCCAGCTCAAGCAGCCCAGATGGGGGAGTGAATGAACTACTGTGGTGGGAAAAAGCTGGAAGCtaaacagagctgcagcctcatgAGCTAGCATTGAACTATCTGGTCTGGTCCATGAGAACAGACCTGACATTTGTGACAGCAGAAATTGTAGGTCACAGACACCATCTGTGCAGCTGTAGTGAACACCTCTTCTTCCTGTTAGATGCACTCACAAGACCCTGCCCAAATTCAACCAGACATGGTTGGTTCTACTACTGTCCTTTGAAACTTTAAATTCAGCCTTCAGAGGTCATTATCTGTTGACAGCACTGTGGGACTGGTTTCTGGCATGGATAGCTGTGGACACAGGTGTCATGAGCTGGACAAGGTGTGCACAATTAGCTGAAATGCCCACAAGCTCCTGGGTTTGCTTCCCTGCCCAGGATGAGCCGTGGGGCAGACAGCCTTCAGGTCTCTTCTGAAAAGAGCAAagtgtgtgctcacacacagcccagggcatCCCTGGGAAGGCAAAGAAAATCCTGCCCTCGTTCTTCCTCCACTAGATGTCAGGTTTGGGTCATATATTTCAATCTAGGTTtggaaaagcaataaaaagaatGCAGTACTTGCTGGCCTGCACTGCAAGGCACTATGGCCTTAAAACTGCTACAATCACATCACCAGAGTACTGCTAATATGTTTGGAAATCTTCAGTCCCTGTGccttatttttaacattttctggtgcacagcacagcaataAATGTAGCTACATCTGGTCTGGCATGATCTTTGGTTCAGCCTATGAGTCGTCTGCAGGGTCCTCTGTCATATTTCTCATTATGCTGATCTCAGTGCTTCCCTACTTTAGGGATGCACATTGCAGCCAATTCAGCAAACCATAGAGTTTATGCTTTCATGATTATCATAATTTTACATGAATTAAAAATAGTCTGTGACTACTGTATTTTGGAccagaaaagggggaaaatctCTGTGTTTATGCTGTGGCTTTTAAGAGGCTGTACTTTGCATCTAGATATATTTGCTTCTTTCAGCAAAGGACTCAATTCAAAGTAGCAGTGATTTGTTGTTCCAAAAGTGGTGTTTACTCTGATAGCAGTAATACTCCTGATTTAGCTGTGAAGCTATAATCTGAGGAAATCAAAATTTTCCACAGAGATAATATCTTTTATTATAACCCTGTATATACTTGAAAAAAAGTGGACAAGTTCTAAAATCCTGGAGCCTTTCCATTGGAGTATAGTAAAAACCTTAAAAAGACTCTCTAAAAACTTTACTGGAAGCATGGCtgtcttcttttaaaaactaaagaaaatagTATGGGAAATAATTACACACATCTGGTCCACTCTTGCAGGTAGAATGTCAAGCAGTCAACAGGCAAAGCTTGATTTTTGCACTGATCTGTGTAGCTGGGCTTTTGCAGCTGCTTACTTTTCAGTGCTAACATAGTCAAAGGCTCGTGAGTCCAAACACAAAGATCCTCTGTAAATCTGTGCTCCAGTTCCTATTACAGTCACAATGCTCCTTCCTCCAGCTGgaatgtttgtttgcttttcacagATGGCAAATCATGGTGGGTCAAGCTGACATCTCTCTCCCTGATGCACCCACTAGTGCTCCACTAGTGCTCAGTGACTTTAAAACACTTTGGTGAAGAATCTGGTGAACTCCAAGAAATGTGAATAATTCAGATCACATAACAGTTTGCACACAGTCACCACTGTTTCTCCTTATCAGATGTCTTTCTTGGGCATATGCCTCATGTGCAGAAGGTCAGTTATGCAAGAAAGTTTTTCCCAAATTGAATACTTAAATAGCCATCCCTCTGTTACAGGTAGAGAGGGCAACAAATCTTATATTAAACATTGCCTAACAGTTTTGATTATAAGATCTGTTTTTCagttgcttttaattttttcatattttaatcaTTCTAGGCTGAAATTTTCCATCCTTGTTCTCCGTGTTGggctgaatttttattttaggaacATTTCACTGAAAGTTGGTCAGCAACTTCCAAGAATGAGGTTAGTGAAAAATATGGCTGGCCCATGCTGAAAATATCTTACAGTGGTTTCACTGCAGTTCAGTGCTTCATGCAGGGGCTTGAAATTAGCGGGGGTTGATCCCTGGAGACATCAGCCTGTACTTGATGGCCATATGAAAATCCTGTCAGATCTGACCTAGCTGTAAATCACTGCTTTCCACTTGCACATGGCCTGCAGAGCTTGTCTGAAATCCAGATGTTGTCTCTGCTGAAGACTTACCTGGTGCAGAGCATGCTTGTGCCAtgggagctcagccccaggtatgagcagagggcagagaactggctgtgccctgcagtccttcaccctgtgccacccagaGTTGAATGCAGCCTTAAACAGCAccaaagggaaggaggaggaggaggagaaaaagaatgtCTCAAAACAGGACCTACAGGACAGCatccagggacaggcagggagggatATACAGAGGCAACAAGGCCAGGGACAGAAAAGGTGGGAACAAAACAGACAGGGATATCCTGGGATGGCAGGGTTGCAGGGGGGTAAAAGGATCAAGAGAAGGGGATAAATTTGGGAAAGAGGCAGAAGGGGACGGCCTGTGACACACTTTTCTAGTGTTCTAGGAGACTACCAAGAATTTGTCTGTTCTTTCTGCAAAAACCTCTGCCTCCAAAAACCAGAAGAGAACTTGATTTATGCTTAGCATTCATCTGAATTTTTTGTGGTATCCTTTCTTTCATCTCATCCTtacaatttcctttttcattcctcctttccctctcccccaaaaaacccagaagaatTCGGGAGCCTGCTTCTGTGTCATACTGTGGAAGTCTGTTCCGCTGTATTTCTTCAGATGAGGAAGATCTGGAGTGCTTTGTGGCACTGAAGAAAGATAATGCAATCTTTTCCCCTGGTTACCTCTCTCCATAAAAGACCTGGAGCTGTAAACTCTGACACCAGCAATGCTTGGATAGGTCCAACAGGCTGGGAGGAAAGACCATACCAGTGTTTGATGTAGGAGACCCAGCTGGGTGATGTGAGGAGGGATGACCTGCAGGTAGCAGGGAAGGTGTGTGCAAGCAGAGtcacaggctgagcagaccataacaaaacatttttaaaaacgGATTTCAGAGAGCAGATGCAGAGTCATTGAACTattgctgggaaatgctggagTGGGGAGGACACTGACTGTATATTCTCAGTGTGAAAACATACAGCATCCCTCAGGTACATATCTAAGACTACTATCAGGCAAAGAACTCCACAGATAAGTGCAACTTATAGCCCTTATGAAAAATTGGTGCAAAGTTTGAGGTGAGCAAGAAAGGAGTTGGGGAGGAAGGTCTATGGAAGCTGTTTCCCAGACACCCTTTGGCTCtcaccagctgctgccaaagctgTCTCCAAAGCCACTgagctcacacagcagcagaagagatCAGACAAGACTCAGCTTGGGGTTTTCCCCTTGATTTCCATGGACAGTTGTCCCTCTTGAAGCCAGGGAGtcagaggcagctggaaatTACATTAATCATGATACACCCTGACATATATAATGATAAACGTAGGTTTagctgtgaattattttgtcCCTAGCCTTACCTGGCCTGCTGGGCCAGCTAGGCTTCTGTAGCTGTGGCCTTCCTTCTTTGCCTGGCTTTTAAAGTTCCATGGTGCTAgcagtgaaagcagcagctcgCTCAAATTCACAGAGGACActaaaaacagaaacaagagaTACCTGGGACCTGCCCCTGTCTGAGTCAAAGAGTGCTCTGCTCTTGATGTTCCCCTTCCATTCTATCAGCTGAAAAAAGTCCTGGTAGCTTCTGCTTGCAGTGGGAGTAATCCTGCTATCAGCATCATCATCTGGGAATCAGTGAGGATTAAGTCATTGTCAGCCACTGGATAACATCCACAGAAGAATGGAAAAGtaggctggagaggagaagccaTCCAGTCCACTCCTGTTCCTGAAGTCAGAATTAGCTACACTCATGCCTGTCTCCGCTCATAGAGATGCCACTTCTTCCAAAGAAAACCAGTTTCATCAATTGACTATACAATGAAAATTTACAGATGTGTCATCTGGATCTCCCTTCCTGTAATTTCACTTGTTTTCCACCCATAATGGGCACAAAAAAGATTCAGTCCCTTTCTCTTTatgtctatttttaaaatatttaaagttcaTCAATGGGCCACCCCCTCTATTGTCTCTTTTCTAAACCAAGTTATGCAAATTCCTTTGGCTTTTCATCATGAACCAGATTTTCTAGACTTCTGGTCATCCCAGGTTCTGTCCTCTGACTCTCCAGCTGTTCAACATCCTCCCTTAATTAAAGCACCAGGAACGGGACACGATCTTCCAGCTGAGTCCTCTTCTGGCCCTCATACGGAACAAAGGAGACAGATTTTGCCAATACTGCTGTTTATTCAGCTGTGATGATAGACAGTATTTTTGTGTTCATTACTCAGCAGTATGTTCCTTACTTATTTCTTCAGATGTGCCATTTCATCCTGAGATGAAGAAAGGAGACAAACACTTTTGTTCATCTCTTCCAAACAAAGAAGTAGTCTTATCTCCTCTTCAGCTCAGATAAGAGTCAGGCTAAGGGTAATAGAAGTCTCAAATCTCAGAGATCAACCACATAGCAAAGAACCCTCATTTTTTGCTGAAGATGTTGAAAGGTGGCAGATGACTTAAAAAGACTCCATCCCAAATACATGACAGAGACACCCTAATACATCCTGGAAGtcacctcagagaaaaagaggcagagaaaactGCTATGGTATAAAGGAGGCCTGTGAGCAACAATGTCATGAACAATCTCTATCATGACAGGTCCACCTCAGCCTTGAGATTTCGTGGTGGTGGAAGGGCAGAAAAGAAGGAGATTTTAATCAATCTCAGTCTTAATGAGACTGTGGACTCAAAAGTATAAATGAGATGCTGCTTTTACCCTTGAGACTGAATTAGTGCTtaagctgagcccagggctctgGAACACCTGAACTGCTGCCTTCAGGAAGCAAACCTCTACTGGTGTATTGGAAGTTGGTTTGTCTACTATTGCTAATGTCTAGACATTCAGCAGAGCTTCAGTCTCTCTTGAAAGTAGAGAATTTGCTCTCAACCCAGTATGGGTTCAgaggctgcccccagccccaccagcccaCTCTTCTGGCTGACATTGACGCTGAGagtgggaagcagctgagctgaggcAGTGTGACCCTGCTTGCCCACTGATCTGTGGCAACGTTCCACTGAGGGGTTTCTCTGttttgcagcagctttgcatGAAGCTTTCAGCTTGGGACACTCTGCAGCCTCCAGATTCCTCCCTGCAATGCTGCTGTCCAGCTCACAAACAGCTGGTGATTGAGAGCTGAAGGCAGAAGATGTTTTCCTCACAAAACTGCATACTAGGTTTTCCAGATTATTTCTCCAGGTCATCAAGATCATTTAAACTAATTTCAAACTCTTCAAATCTATtctgtggggggtttttttctgtgttatttgaTTAATTAAAAAGTTAGCAATAGAGATCTCaataatcaaattaattttgaatatcAAGGACTACTGTCTGATTATATTTTTCAGTCTGTATTGCTCTCAACTGCTGAAAATTGTACACGGACAATATTTCCTTAGCTTGCTTCTTAGAAGCTGTGAGACATGAGACAATGTTTCAAGCCTCACTAACCTTAAAATAATctgtctgcttttcttcccttgccACGAGTCCCATCACAGGAACATATTAGATTGGTTTGGTATGATTTGTTCTTAATAAATCCACCCTGGTTGCCACTCACCTTGTAGTTGACTTCTGGAGGCTCAACTATCGCTTCCCCCGCTCCCTcattcttgaaaaaaatgtaagaggCAACACATTTATCTCTGTACCTCATAGTTCCTCAAAGATAGCAGCTAATAGTGCTGGCATCACTTCAGTCAATCTTCCCAGTATCCTAGCAGGAATTTCATCAAGTCCAGCTGATTTGAAAACATCCAACATATCTAACTCTCTTTCATGGTATTGCTTGGTCTTGCAGCAAATTGAAAACACTCGCAAACATCCTTAGCAAAATGAAGGCTCCAGACAGtaattttggaattaaaatatACCCCAACAGGCTGGAAAACCCAGGTTGCTGGGGCAAGATGATAGGTGTGGAAAAGGCCAGGTTCAACATGAGTATCCTTATGAGATAAAAAAATGGGGAAGTTCTGCATCCTCAAGAAAATCACAATCCAGAAGATGCAAGTAACCCAGCAGGCAAAGGAGAACAAACATAATGAACTTTATACAAGATGCCAATAACAGAACCAAAGTAGTGCTACACTCACTTCCACATAGCATGTGAAATCTCAGGAAGGAAATAGGGAAGCAGAATGTTCGATCCAAAATGCAGATGCTGATCAATCATACATATTGGAAACCTGGAGCAAAGACTATTAAAGGGACACTAAACCCAGGATATAAAATACAGAGATAAActgtgcaggaggcagagcatTGCTCTGCCTCATCAAAGGCtcatgagcaaaaaaaaaatttacaagtTCACCATCTCAAGTTACATGAAGTCTGTGCTGGTTGAAATTCCAGGCCTAAACAGAAGATTATTGTTATGATAGATAATGTTACTGACCCAGGATAGCAAAATTGCCTGAATTCAATGCACTGTAAGAAAtcagagaagcaggaaaaacagtAGCAATGGGAGACATCAACAGCCCTCCTGTAGATTGACAAATGTCATACCAGCAGATGAAAGAGAGATGACATTTTTGGGCTCTGTCAGCAATTATTTCATGGAGCATCTGGTCTGAGCCCACAGGAGCAAAGGCAGTCCTCAGCTTTGTGGCTCTAGCCCTTCTAATGGCAGCTCCACTCTGTGACAGTGACCACAGAGGGCTCAGCTTCACCAGCTCTAGAGGAGCACTGCAGGCCAAATACGCCGGGGCCATTGTCCTCCACTTCAAGAAAAGTTATGCAGGAATGAGGGAGCTTGTTAAAAAGAATCTAGAAAGGTCAACAAAGAGAAATCCTAGCAAACAGCTTGGAAACTTCTGAAGAACAGCAGACTGGAAGCATAACACCGCTGCGTATGACCTATTGAGAAAGGCCGGAGAATGCATTAAAGGAGCCAGCACATATGAACAGCCAAGTAAGCAAGTTTATTAGCAGCAAAAAGGCAATTTCCAAAAAGATGTCTATTGTATCCAAaccaataaaatgaaaagaatagTGTTGTCAGGcagattaaaagcaaaaatcctAGAAGAGTTTG
This genomic interval carries:
- the HAO2 gene encoding hydroxyacid oxidase 2, coding for MSMVCLSDFEVYAKKYLPKIAWDYFAAGADDCTTRDENILAYKRIRFRPRMLRDVSVMDIRTKILGSEISFPVGIAPTGFHHLAWPDGEKSTARAARAMDTCYIASTYSTCTLEEISAAAPGGLRWFQLYIHRNRAASQQLVRRAEALGFQGLVLTTDLPYTGKRRDDVRNGFRLPPHMKVKNLEGVFEVCKMSPLDPSVTWNDIYWLRSLTRLPIIIKGILTREDAELAVKHGVQGIIVSNHGGRQLDEGPATIDALVEVVEAVRGRVEVYVDGGIRKGSDVLKALALGAKCVFIGRPALWGLAYRGEEGLQDVLRILRDEFRLSMALAGCASVSEIGQHLVQFSRL